One Mangifera indica cultivar Alphonso chromosome 4, CATAS_Mindica_2.1, whole genome shotgun sequence genomic region harbors:
- the LOC123212936 gene encoding uncharacterized protein LOC123212936 isoform X3: MMNLLKIHTQSSFFFHFPKTISSHQPKLPLQLISSPSTTLFHSLSLFKPSFKLACISPPKASFLKNEEKKEGIMVSNTLSELDDLAPDGVVYQKTLRLVECSMFAAVTGLVYFLSNSLSIENYFGCFFSLPIVITSMRWGVAAGRKTMVATAMLLLVLSGPVKALAYLLTHGLLGFTMGSLWRMGTNWGLSIFLCTIARSTDHHKHPCFSHIYFLCHGC, translated from the exons ATGATGAATCTCCTCAAAATCCATACCCAgtcctctttcttttttcattttcccaaAACTATCTCTTCTCATCAACCTAAATTACCACTTCAATTGATCTCTTCTCCTTCGACAACTCTTTTTCATTCACTTTCTCTCTTCAAACCCAGCTTCAAGCTCGCTTGCATTTCACCGCCCAAAGCTTCCTTTctcaaaaatgaagaaaaaaaagaaggtaTCATGGTTAGTAATACTTTATCAGAGCTCGATGACTTAGCCCCTGATGGTGTCGTTTATCAAAAGACCCTGAGATTGGTGGAGTGCTCTATGTTCGCTGCGGTTACCGGTCTTGTTTACTTCTTGAGCAATTCTCTCTCAATCGAG AATTACTTTGGATGTTTCTTCTCATTGCCGATAGTAATCACTTCCATGAGATGGGGTGTTGCAGCTGGGAGGAAAACTATG gtgGCGACGGCCATGCTCCTGCTTGTCTTGTCTGGTCCCGTGAAAGCCTTAGCCTATCTG CTTACACATGGTTTGCTTGGTTTTACAATGGGTTCACTCTGGAG GATGGGAACAAATTGGGGTCTTTCCATTTTCTTGTGCACCATT GCACGTTCAACAG ATCACCATAAACATCCATGCTTCTCTCACATTTATTTTCTCTGCCACGGGTGTTAA
- the LOC123214111 gene encoding uncharacterized protein LOC123214111 isoform X1, with amino-acid sequence MKDRGKAVEVYNNEFFSDYSCSSDIPCKKHPQVSSVGICAYCLKDRLVNLVCSDCGEQRLSSCSCSEISSNRNSCNVEVGSVGRVSFLIENDKQNEVSLNQNSKPGNSTGEKPEEVILLKRSNSSCVEIKKKNGLWRIGRLFRKKRDKDCVKSVGGCDEKSDLWVVDYMGTVSRSRSLCSFRGGGLYGSEDGGDLMSYSGARSSISAARSSGVNAGLLFDPERRSGFSEAEPRKSGFDSSRRDSSRRDSSAVESDQFCSDFKGMRKGSLMEVDSGGVNGANRRVFSLKESYFTGGEDSGFIDLKFDFPSESKGDHHQFPAVKMGILSDSNSAFGSMRGGDQFLSHEQSGGPCGGGDAVLCHGGSCRITVNERGIKKSRKSFKGWRWIFKQHPNWISGRKKDEDLMVNPS; translated from the coding sequence ATGAAAGACAGAGGAAAAGCTGTGGAAGTGTACAACAATGAGTTCTTTTCAGATTATAGTTGTTCATCGGATATTCCTTGCAAGAAACATCCGCAGGTGTCTTCTGTTGGTATATGTGCTTATTGTCTTAAAGATCGTTTAGTGAATTTGGTGTGCTCAGATTGTGGAGAGCAACGTCTCTCTTCATGCTCTTGCTCTGAGATCTCCTCCAACCGCAATTCTTGTAATGTTGAGGTAGGCAGTGTTGGCCGGGTCTCATTTCTCATTGAAAACGACAAGCAAAATGAAGTTTCATTGAATCAAAACTCTAAGCCCGGAAACAGTACGGGAGAGAAACCTGAAGAAGTTATCTTGCTCAAGAGAAGTAACAGTAGCTGTGTTGAGATCAAGAAAAAGAATGGCTTGTGGAGAATCGGAAGGCTGTTTAGGAAGAAAAGGGACAAAGATTGCGTAAAAAGTGTCGGTGGATGTGATGAGAAAAGTGATTTATGGGTTGTTGATTATATGGGTACTGTGTCAAGGTCCAGGTCTCTCTGTAGCTTCAGGGGCGGTGGGCTTTATGGGTCAGAAGACGGTGGTGACTTGATGAGTTATTCTGGAGCTAGGAGTTCAATTTCAGCTGCTAGGAGTTCTGGGGTCAACGCAGGTCTACTCTTTGATCCAGAGAGAAGAAGTGGGTTCAGTGAAGCTGAGCCAAGAAAAAGTGGGTTTGATAGTTCAAGGAGAGATAGTTCAAGGAGAGATAGTTCAGCAGTAGAATCAGATCAATTTTGCAGTGATTTTAAGGGTATGAGAAAGGGTAGTCTAATGGAGGTTGATAGTGGTGGTGTTAATGGTGCTAATAGGCGTGTGTTTTCACTTAAAGAGAGTTACTTTACTGGTGGGGAAGATTCAGGTTTcattgatctgaaatttgattttCCATCAGAATCTAAAGGAGATCATCACCAATTCCCTGCTGTGAAAATGGGAATTCTGTCAGATTCAAACTCAGCTTTTGGCAGCATGAGAGGCGGTGATCAATTTTTGTCACATGAGCAAAGTGGAGGCCCCTGTGGTGGTGGGGATGCGGTGCTGTGTCATGGTGGGTCATGTAGAATCACAGTGAATGAAAGAGGGATAAAAAAGAGCAGGAAAAGTTTCAAAGGTTGGAGATGGATTTTCAAGCAACACCCAAATTGGATTAGTGGTAGGaagaaagatgaagatcttATGGTCAATCCATCATAA
- the LOC123212936 gene encoding uncharacterized protein LOC123212936 isoform X1: MMNLLKIHTQSSFFFHFPKTISSHQPKLPLQLISSPSTTLFHSLSLFKPSFKLACISPPKASFLKNEEKKEGIMVSNTLSELDDLAPDGVVYQKTLRLVECSMFAAVTGLVYFLSNSLSIENYFGCFFSLPIVITSMRWGVAAGRKTMVATAMLLLVLSGPVKALAYLLTHGLLGFTMGSLWRMGTNWGLSIFLCTIARSTGAMGYIMTSSFLIRENILALITINIHASLTFIFSATGVNIIPSMNVIYAIFGTLVLLNSGFFVFLLHLLYTVFLTRLGMRPSLRLPGWLEKAL, from the exons ATGATGAATCTCCTCAAAATCCATACCCAgtcctctttcttttttcattttcccaaAACTATCTCTTCTCATCAACCTAAATTACCACTTCAATTGATCTCTTCTCCTTCGACAACTCTTTTTCATTCACTTTCTCTCTTCAAACCCAGCTTCAAGCTCGCTTGCATTTCACCGCCCAAAGCTTCCTTTctcaaaaatgaagaaaaaaaagaaggtaTCATGGTTAGTAATACTTTATCAGAGCTCGATGACTTAGCCCCTGATGGTGTCGTTTATCAAAAGACCCTGAGATTGGTGGAGTGCTCTATGTTCGCTGCGGTTACCGGTCTTGTTTACTTCTTGAGCAATTCTCTCTCAATCGAG AATTACTTTGGATGTTTCTTCTCATTGCCGATAGTAATCACTTCCATGAGATGGGGTGTTGCAGCTGGGAGGAAAACTATG gtgGCGACGGCCATGCTCCTGCTTGTCTTGTCTGGTCCCGTGAAAGCCTTAGCCTATCTG CTTACACATGGTTTGCTTGGTTTTACAATGGGTTCACTCTGGAG GATGGGAACAAATTGGGGTCTTTCCATTTTCTTGTGCACCATT GCACGTTCAACAGGTGCGATGGGGTATATTATGACGTCCTCctttttaataagagaaaacatACTTGCATTG ATCACCATAAACATCCATGCTTCTCTCACATTTATTTTCTCTGCCACGGGTGTTAATATAATTCCATCAATGAACGTGATATATGCCATATTTGGAACTTTG GTCTTACTGAATAGCGGATTCTTTGTGTTCCTTCTCCACCTATTGTACACCGTGTTTCTTACTAGACTGGGGATGAGGCCTTCTCTCAGATTGCCAGGATGGCTAGAGAAGGCTTTATAA
- the LOC123212936 gene encoding uncharacterized protein LOC123212936 isoform X2 yields the protein MMNLLKIHTQSSFFFHFPKTISSHQPKLPLQLISSPSTTLFHSLSLFKPSFKLACISPPKASFLKNEEKKEGIMVSNTLSELDDLAPDGVVYQKTLRLVECSMFAAVTGLVYFLSNSLSIENYFGCFFSLPIVITSMRWGVAAGRKTMVATAMLLLVLSGPVKALAYLLTHGLLGFTMGSLWRHVQQITINIHASLTFIFSATGVNIIPSMNVIYAIFGTLVLLNSGFFVFLLHLLYTVFLTRLGMRPSLRLPGWLEKAL from the exons ATGATGAATCTCCTCAAAATCCATACCCAgtcctctttcttttttcattttcccaaAACTATCTCTTCTCATCAACCTAAATTACCACTTCAATTGATCTCTTCTCCTTCGACAACTCTTTTTCATTCACTTTCTCTCTTCAAACCCAGCTTCAAGCTCGCTTGCATTTCACCGCCCAAAGCTTCCTTTctcaaaaatgaagaaaaaaaagaaggtaTCATGGTTAGTAATACTTTATCAGAGCTCGATGACTTAGCCCCTGATGGTGTCGTTTATCAAAAGACCCTGAGATTGGTGGAGTGCTCTATGTTCGCTGCGGTTACCGGTCTTGTTTACTTCTTGAGCAATTCTCTCTCAATCGAG AATTACTTTGGATGTTTCTTCTCATTGCCGATAGTAATCACTTCCATGAGATGGGGTGTTGCAGCTGGGAGGAAAACTATG gtgGCGACGGCCATGCTCCTGCTTGTCTTGTCTGGTCCCGTGAAAGCCTTAGCCTATCTG CTTACACATGGTTTGCTTGGTTTTACAATGGGTTCACTCTGGAG GCACGTTCAACAG ATCACCATAAACATCCATGCTTCTCTCACATTTATTTTCTCTGCCACGGGTGTTAATATAATTCCATCAATGAACGTGATATATGCCATATTTGGAACTTTG GTCTTACTGAATAGCGGATTCTTTGTGTTCCTTCTCCACCTATTGTACACCGTGTTTCTTACTAGACTGGGGATGAGGCCTTCTCTCAGATTGCCAGGATGGCTAGAGAAGGCTTTATAA